A part of Myxococcus landrumus genomic DNA contains:
- a CDS encoding hybrid sensor histidine kinase/response regulator, with the protein MDTEALKKSLLKKFQEVTADRLQKIQLGVLDLEKETADQAADDVARELHTMKGEARMLGLAAIGQIAHAAEDVLRAEREGRTATEIATDVMLRACDVLSDLIEDLSGANLGTSASEEMVRAMEGVSGQAAPPLPGARPAPTPPPVPAAQPPPVAAAPVAPVAHAPAPVAAPPSALPAAHAPGKGEDEAPSAAKSAIADRTIRVNVEVLDSLGLLAGDLLVESARGRLRSSETEALFERFSRLGDRFMRLAEHLELPTDVRTLLDRVESDLHMLRDDAFRFVRRNDDGINTLHGNLSKMADHVAEARLVPLSTVFDAFPRAVRDMARTQSKEVDLLIENADIGVDRSMLGDVRDALVHLLRNAVDHGLESPDTRQQLGKPLMGRIRIRVRVDGDMLHIEVEDDGRGIDPERLRQVAINKRLINAVQAAALSEREAIELIFRPGFSTREQVSELSGRGVGMDVVKRKVETLGGSVGVNSRIGRGTTITLRLPQSLALMKVLLVRLGDDVYGMPAADVEAVMRVKPEDRLEIFGTLAVRHRGKPTALVALGPLLGLNGGNRFDRPPAVVVRHGEDHAALVVDGFVDEREVAVKPCGGEFLKGAPFIAGTAALEDGRIAVLLHVPDIMAEVRRMARPVTQAPTAKRLRVLLVDDSPIARATEGALVKALGHMVEEAQDGEEAYGKVQNNSYDLILTDVQMPKMDGFSLARRLKSTPAVARIPVIILSSLASPEDKRRGLDAGADAYLVKGELGVEVLAQAIDRLT; encoded by the coding sequence ATGGACACCGAGGCACTCAAGAAATCCCTCCTGAAGAAGTTCCAGGAGGTCACGGCCGACCGCCTCCAGAAGATCCAACTGGGCGTGTTGGACCTGGAGAAGGAAACCGCGGACCAGGCCGCGGACGACGTCGCGCGCGAGCTGCACACGATGAAGGGCGAGGCCCGCATGTTGGGCCTGGCCGCCATCGGACAGATCGCGCACGCCGCCGAGGACGTCCTGCGCGCCGAGCGCGAGGGCCGCACCGCCACGGAGATCGCCACGGACGTCATGCTCCGTGCCTGCGACGTGCTCTCCGACCTCATCGAGGACCTGTCGGGCGCCAACCTGGGCACCTCCGCCAGCGAGGAGATGGTGCGCGCGATGGAGGGCGTCTCGGGCCAGGCCGCGCCCCCGCTCCCCGGCGCGCGCCCCGCGCCGACGCCACCTCCGGTTCCCGCCGCCCAACCGCCCCCCGTGGCCGCCGCGCCTGTCGCGCCGGTGGCTCACGCACCCGCGCCCGTGGCGGCCCCTCCCTCGGCGCTGCCTGCCGCGCACGCGCCGGGCAAGGGCGAGGATGAGGCGCCCAGCGCGGCGAAGTCGGCCATCGCGGACCGCACCATCCGGGTGAACGTGGAGGTGCTGGACTCGCTGGGGCTGCTCGCGGGTGACCTGCTCGTGGAGAGCGCCCGGGGACGGCTGCGCAGCTCGGAGACGGAGGCGTTGTTCGAGCGCTTCAGCCGCCTGGGCGACCGCTTCATGCGGCTGGCGGAGCACCTGGAGCTTCCGACCGACGTCCGCACGCTGTTGGACCGCGTGGAGAGCGACCTCCACATGCTGCGCGACGACGCGTTCCGCTTCGTGCGCCGCAACGACGACGGCATCAACACGCTGCACGGCAACCTGTCGAAGATGGCGGACCACGTGGCCGAGGCCCGGCTGGTGCCGCTGTCCACCGTGTTCGACGCCTTCCCTCGGGCGGTGCGCGACATGGCGCGCACGCAGTCGAAGGAAGTGGACCTGCTCATCGAGAACGCCGACATCGGCGTGGACCGGTCCATGCTGGGCGACGTGCGCGACGCGCTGGTACACCTCCTGCGCAACGCGGTGGACCACGGCCTGGAGTCTCCCGACACGCGCCAGCAACTCGGCAAGCCCCTCATGGGGCGCATCCGCATCCGCGTCCGCGTGGACGGCGACATGCTCCACATCGAGGTGGAGGACGACGGGCGCGGCATCGACCCGGAGCGCCTGCGCCAGGTCGCCATCAACAAGCGTCTCATCAACGCCGTCCAGGCCGCCGCGCTGTCGGAGCGCGAGGCCATCGAGCTCATCTTCCGTCCCGGCTTCTCCACCCGCGAGCAGGTCAGCGAGCTGTCTGGCCGCGGCGTGGGCATGGACGTGGTGAAGCGCAAGGTCGAGACGCTCGGCGGCTCTGTGGGCGTCAACAGCCGCATCGGCCGTGGCACCACCATCACCCTGCGGCTGCCGCAGTCGCTCGCGTTGATGAAGGTGCTGCTGGTGCGCCTGGGCGACGACGTCTACGGCATGCCCGCGGCGGACGTGGAAGCCGTGATGCGCGTCAAGCCGGAGGACCGGCTGGAGATTTTCGGCACCCTGGCGGTGCGTCACCGGGGCAAGCCCACGGCGCTCGTGGCGCTGGGGCCGCTGCTCGGCCTCAATGGTGGCAACCGGTTCGACCGTCCCCCCGCGGTGGTCGTTCGCCATGGCGAGGACCACGCGGCGCTCGTCGTCGACGGCTTCGTCGATGAGCGCGAGGTGGCCGTGAAGCCGTGTGGCGGCGAGTTCCTCAAGGGCGCGCCCTTCATCGCGGGCACCGCCGCGCTGGAGGACGGCCGCATCGCGGTGCTGCTGCACGTCCCGGACATCATGGCGGAGGTCCGCCGCATGGCGCGTCCCGTCACCCAGGCGCCCACGGCCAAGCGGCTGCGGGTGCTGCTGGTGGACGACTCGCCCATTGCTCGCGCGACGGAAGGCGCGCTCGTCAAGGCGCTGGGCCACATGGTGGAAGAGGCCCAGGATGGCGAGGAGGCCTACGGCAAGGTGCAGAACAACAGCTACGATCTCATCCTCACCGACGTGCAGATGCCGAAGATGGATGGCTTCTCGCTGGCGCGCAGGCTGAAGTCGACGCCCGCCGTGGCGAGAATCCCCGTCATCATCCTGTCCTCGCTCGCCTCTCCCGAGGACAAGCGGCGCGGCCTGGACGCTGGCGCGGATGCCTATCTCGTCAAGGGAGAGCTGGGCGTGGAAGTGCTCGCGCAGGCCATTGATCGGCTGACCTGA
- a CDS encoding methyl-accepting chemotaxis protein translates to MSLDTPNEKPASKARSARKAPASKAAAAAPAAPLKAFTDTLLTVLAGNLQARVPKELVGEGGEEMAHLLNQVLDNFASSEHRKHVAAQEIDQALDALISLVREGDLSRWNTTTEDPQLGPLLEGFGKVIETLRTFVREINEAALRLSSSANQVLAASTQHETSSTEQAAAIHETTATMEELKHASAQIAENAGSVARVAEETLGAARAGRGAIGEFIQAMQQIRSDGVAVADSIAKLSKRVERIGTVVEVIDEIADRSDLLALNAALEGSRAGEAGKGFSIVAAEMRRLAENVLDSTKEIKNLITEIREATAAAAGAAEASKSATESGEKLGAVAAQAVEGILAGVQETSDAARVINLATQQQRTATEQVVASMAEIEDVTRQTTQASKQATGAAAELTQLAARLAELIKRFKAD, encoded by the coding sequence ATGTCCCTGGACACCCCGAACGAGAAGCCCGCGTCCAAGGCCCGTTCCGCCCGGAAGGCTCCAGCCTCCAAGGCGGCGGCTGCCGCTCCCGCGGCCCCCCTCAAGGCCTTCACCGACACACTGCTGACGGTGCTGGCCGGCAACCTCCAGGCCCGCGTCCCCAAGGAGCTGGTGGGCGAGGGCGGCGAGGAGATGGCCCACCTGCTCAACCAGGTGCTGGACAACTTCGCCAGCTCCGAGCACCGCAAGCACGTGGCGGCGCAGGAGATCGACCAGGCCCTGGACGCGCTCATCAGTCTGGTGCGCGAAGGCGACCTGTCGCGCTGGAACACCACCACCGAGGACCCCCAACTGGGGCCCTTGCTGGAGGGCTTCGGCAAGGTCATCGAGACGCTGCGCACCTTCGTGCGGGAGATCAACGAGGCGGCGCTGAGGCTGTCCTCGTCCGCCAATCAGGTGCTGGCGGCGTCCACGCAGCACGAGACGTCCTCCACCGAGCAGGCCGCCGCCATCCACGAGACGACGGCGACCATGGAGGAGCTGAAGCACGCCTCCGCGCAGATCGCCGAGAACGCGGGCAGCGTGGCGCGCGTGGCCGAGGAGACGCTCGGCGCGGCGCGCGCGGGCCGGGGCGCCATCGGTGAGTTCATCCAGGCGATGCAGCAGATCCGCAGCGACGGCGTCGCGGTGGCGGACTCCATCGCCAAGCTGTCCAAGCGCGTGGAGCGCATCGGCACGGTGGTGGAGGTCATCGACGAGATCGCCGACCGCTCGGACCTGCTCGCGCTGAACGCGGCGCTGGAAGGCAGCCGCGCGGGTGAGGCGGGCAAGGGCTTCTCCATCGTCGCGGCGGAGATGCGCCGTCTGGCGGAGAACGTCCTGGACTCCACCAAGGAGATCAAGAACCTCATCACCGAGATTCGCGAGGCCACGGCCGCCGCCGCGGGCGCCGCCGAGGCGTCCAAGTCCGCCACCGAGTCCGGAGAGAAGCTGGGCGCGGTCGCCGCGCAGGCCGTCGAGGGCATCCTCGCCGGCGTGCAGGAGACGAGCGACGCGGCCCGCGTCATCAACCTCGCCACGCAGCAGCAGCGCACGGCCACCGAGCAGGTGGTGGCGTCCATGGCGGAGATCGAGGACGTGACGCGCCAGACGACGCAGGCGTCGAAGCAGGCGACGGGAGCGGCCGCGGAGCTCACCCAGCTTGCCGCTCGACTGGCGGAGCTCATCAAGCGCTTCAAGGCCGACTAG
- a CDS encoding Frizzy aggregation protein FrzB: MNDESLGLEDKSGDVDILFFEIGGGLFGADASQVLRIDRSLPEDITLPELGRLHRGNRALVFDTPEGEGHLKVDAVNGVRSIPVTQLRRMPPTAGAAPYAVGVCLEEARTVLLIDLVETARTRETQGRH; this comes from the coding sequence ATGAACGACGAGTCGCTGGGCCTCGAGGATAAGTCCGGAGATGTGGACATCCTCTTCTTCGAGATTGGCGGCGGCCTGTTCGGCGCGGACGCGTCGCAGGTGCTGCGCATCGACCGTTCGTTGCCCGAAGACATCACCCTGCCGGAGCTGGGGCGCCTGCACCGGGGCAACCGCGCGCTCGTCTTCGATACGCCCGAAGGCGAAGGGCACCTCAAGGTGGACGCCGTCAATGGCGTGCGCTCCATCCCCGTCACGCAGCTTCGCCGGATGCCGCCCACCGCGGGCGCGGCCCCGTATGCCGTCGGGGTGTGTCTGGAAGAAGCCCGCACCGTTTTGCTGATTGACCTGGTGGAGACCGCCAGGACCCGAGAAACTCAAGGAAGGCACTGA
- a CDS encoding chemotaxis protein CheW, producing MAPDRAVAAQARPEQEFFCFRVGDLRLGVPSENVLEVFRAGLLTPLPRTPSFIMGVTGHRGEVLPVVDLLRFLSKGEARIGPRTRLFVGVTGSIVAGVVADTVLGLRRFPVADILPPPLGGDAAAEHLLGVVQGATPLDSINLLNFSKLLQTARQRAVAR from the coding sequence ATGGCTCCGGACCGCGCCGTGGCCGCGCAGGCCCGGCCGGAGCAGGAGTTCTTCTGCTTCCGGGTGGGAGACCTGCGGCTCGGGGTGCCCAGCGAGAACGTCCTCGAGGTGTTCCGCGCGGGACTGCTCACCCCCCTGCCGAGGACTCCCTCCTTCATCATGGGCGTCACCGGCCACCGAGGTGAGGTGCTCCCGGTCGTCGACCTCCTGCGCTTCCTCTCCAAGGGAGAAGCACGCATCGGTCCCCGCACGCGCCTGTTCGTCGGCGTCACCGGCAGCATCGTGGCCGGGGTCGTGGCGGACACGGTGCTGGGACTGCGGCGCTTCCCCGTCGCGGACATCCTGCCGCCGCCCCTGGGGGGAGATGCCGCCGCTGAACACTTGTTGGGAGTGGTGCAGGGCGCCACGCCCCTGGACAGCATCAACCTCCTGAACTTCTCCAAGCTGCTGCAGACGGCGCGGCAGCGGGCGGTGGCTCGATGA
- a CDS encoding response regulator, with product MSRVLVIDDSPMLVELTVRALTAAGYQASGAQDLASLDQKLSDGPFALILMDVNMPEMFGDDVVEYLRRQKKVTAKLVLYSDIPEAELAGKTKASGADGYILKSGGLEAVLGGVMGLIGAPALGVPAAVPPPPAAAAPALAPAAPAASGGLKPAPTTGGRKPRILIVDDSEMTARIIEADLVAKGFEVHVADTADKATKIILKKQTRPDLVLLDVRMPNVNGEQFCRFIKSNSLFKGIKVLLCSGENVEELQRICREAGADGYIPKDAVMGNLVAKELMPTGNE from the coding sequence ATGTCGCGCGTACTGGTCATTGACGACAGCCCGATGCTGGTGGAGCTCACCGTTCGGGCCCTCACCGCCGCCGGTTACCAGGCGAGCGGGGCTCAGGACCTGGCGAGCCTCGACCAGAAGCTCTCCGATGGTCCGTTCGCGCTCATCCTCATGGACGTGAACATGCCGGAGATGTTTGGCGACGATGTCGTCGAATACCTGCGGCGCCAGAAGAAGGTCACCGCGAAGCTGGTCCTCTACTCCGACATTCCGGAGGCGGAGCTGGCCGGCAAGACGAAGGCGTCCGGCGCGGATGGCTACATCCTCAAGAGCGGAGGCCTGGAGGCCGTGCTCGGCGGGGTGATGGGCCTCATCGGGGCTCCCGCCCTGGGCGTTCCCGCCGCCGTCCCGCCCCCTCCGGCCGCCGCCGCGCCCGCACTCGCACCCGCTGCTCCCGCCGCCTCGGGGGGGCTCAAGCCCGCGCCGACCACGGGGGGGCGCAAGCCGCGCATCCTCATCGTGGATGACAGCGAGATGACCGCGCGGATCATCGAAGCGGACCTGGTGGCCAAGGGCTTCGAGGTGCATGTCGCGGACACCGCCGACAAGGCCACGAAGATCATCCTCAAGAAGCAGACGCGTCCGGACCTGGTGCTGCTGGACGTGCGGATGCCCAACGTGAACGGCGAGCAGTTCTGCCGCTTCATCAAGAGCAACAGCCTCTTCAAGGGCATCAAGGTGCTCTTGTGCTCCGGGGAGAACGTCGAGGAGCTCCAGCGCATCTGCCGCGAGGCGGGCGCCGACGGCTACATCCCCAAGGACGCCGTGATGGGCAACCTGGTGGCCAAGGAGCTGATGCCCACGGGGAACGAGTAG
- a CDS encoding radical SAM protein → MTSSLKLLFADPKGRVMEHPYLLATLRSGEELVPPQDKPIPLPSAGKLVHLPGRLPVGLNPKTGELELVREMNVGGKSFVPNAVGALLPPGYTRTFLPGEVKGDGPVLPQWAYTAAAWGKDGPVAWAIHTDRRSHWDPERYSTPDMKALVTEHMARFPDNRVLKQLKTCALLYRCFTSQNTFYVRDEAAIPASVMCNARCVGCISDQPADGPPASHERMDDGPTGEEMGAIGLFHLENAPGRTMVSFGQGCEGEPLTRWKQIAEAIRFMRERTQKGSININTNASLTRGLEALLDAGLDAVRVSLNSASKGLYEAYYKPVKYGWEDVEASIALARERGAYLALNLLLFPGVTDREGEVKALERLVKKYKVDQVQTRSLAIDPLQYLEAARDVGAGGEPVGVRTLLNRLKAARPGIIIGNFARGLEERENAAGRG, encoded by the coding sequence ATGACGTCCTCGCTGAAGCTGCTGTTCGCCGACCCCAAGGGGCGGGTGATGGAGCATCCCTACCTGCTGGCCACGCTGCGCAGTGGGGAGGAGCTCGTTCCGCCGCAGGACAAGCCCATCCCGCTGCCGTCCGCGGGGAAGCTGGTCCACCTGCCGGGCAGGCTCCCGGTCGGCCTCAACCCCAAGACGGGGGAGCTGGAGCTGGTGCGCGAGATGAACGTGGGCGGCAAGTCGTTCGTCCCCAACGCGGTCGGGGCGCTGCTGCCGCCGGGCTACACGCGGACGTTCCTGCCAGGCGAGGTGAAGGGCGACGGGCCCGTGCTGCCGCAGTGGGCGTATACGGCGGCGGCGTGGGGCAAGGACGGGCCCGTGGCGTGGGCCATCCACACGGACCGCCGCTCGCATTGGGATCCGGAGCGCTACTCCACGCCGGACATGAAGGCGCTGGTGACCGAGCACATGGCGCGCTTCCCGGACAACCGGGTGCTCAAGCAGTTGAAGACGTGCGCGCTGCTGTACCGCTGCTTCACGTCGCAGAACACCTTCTACGTCCGCGACGAGGCGGCCATCCCCGCGTCGGTGATGTGCAACGCGCGCTGCGTGGGCTGCATCTCCGACCAGCCCGCGGATGGTCCTCCGGCATCACACGAGCGCATGGACGACGGGCCCACCGGCGAGGAGATGGGCGCCATCGGCTTGTTCCATCTGGAGAACGCGCCGGGCCGCACCATGGTGAGCTTTGGCCAGGGCTGCGAGGGCGAGCCGCTCACGCGCTGGAAGCAGATCGCCGAGGCCATCCGCTTCATGCGCGAGCGCACGCAGAAGGGCTCCATCAACATCAACACCAACGCGAGCCTCACGCGTGGGCTGGAGGCCCTGCTCGACGCGGGCCTGGACGCGGTGCGCGTCTCGCTCAACTCGGCGTCGAAGGGGCTCTACGAGGCGTACTACAAGCCGGTGAAGTACGGCTGGGAGGACGTCGAGGCCTCCATCGCGCTCGCGCGGGAGCGGGGCGCGTACCTGGCGCTCAACCTGCTCCTGTTCCCCGGCGTCACGGACCGCGAGGGCGAAGTGAAGGCCCTGGAGCGGCTGGTGAAGAAGTACAAGGTGGACCAGGTGCAGACGCGCTCGCTGGCCATTGATCCGCTCCAGTACCTGGAGGCGGCGCGGGACGTGGGCGCGGGAGGAGAGCCGGTGGGTGTCCGCACGCTGCTCAACCGCCTCAAGGCCGCGCGGCCCGGAATCATCATCGGCAACTTCGCGCGGGGGCTCGAGGAGCGGGAGAACGCGGCCGGGCGCGGGTAG
- the ald gene encoding alanine dehydrogenase, producing MIVGVPKEIKTREYRVGMVPAGVRALTSAGHTVLVETNAGVGSGIPDSEYQRVGAQIVASADEVWKRAEMIVKVKEPIAPEYERIQPNQIIYTYFHLAGVDPELTKTLLKKKAAAVAYETLQLDDGSLPLLKPMSEVAGKMAIQVGAASLEKAHGGKGILLGGVPGVRRGRVVIIGGGVVGLCAAKVAVGMGAEVTILDVNLERLTYLDDVFLGRVTVLASDSENISKSVREADLVVGAVLIPGGKAPKLVSEALIAEMSPGSVVVDVAVDQGGCIETCKPTTHDNPTFVVHGVVHYCVANMPGAVPQTSTYALTNTTRPYARKIADMGLVEAVKSDPALARAMNTYNGHVTYEAVAKDMGYAYLPISEAMSRK from the coding sequence GTGATCGTCGGAGTTCCCAAGGAGATCAAAACCCGTGAGTACCGCGTTGGCATGGTGCCCGCGGGCGTGCGCGCGCTCACGAGCGCTGGCCACACGGTGCTGGTCGAGACGAACGCTGGTGTCGGCTCCGGCATCCCCGACTCTGAATACCAGCGTGTCGGTGCACAGATTGTCGCCAGCGCGGACGAGGTCTGGAAGCGCGCGGAGATGATCGTCAAGGTGAAGGAGCCCATCGCGCCCGAGTACGAGCGCATCCAGCCCAACCAGATCATCTACACGTACTTCCACCTGGCCGGCGTCGACCCGGAGCTGACGAAGACGCTGTTGAAGAAGAAGGCGGCGGCCGTCGCGTACGAGACGCTGCAGCTGGATGACGGCAGCCTCCCCCTGCTCAAGCCCATGAGCGAAGTGGCCGGCAAGATGGCCATCCAGGTGGGCGCCGCGAGCCTGGAGAAGGCCCACGGAGGCAAGGGCATCCTGCTGGGCGGCGTGCCCGGCGTGCGCCGCGGCCGCGTGGTCATCATCGGTGGTGGTGTCGTCGGCCTCTGCGCCGCCAAGGTGGCGGTGGGCATGGGCGCCGAGGTCACCATCCTCGACGTCAACCTGGAGCGCCTCACCTACCTGGACGACGTGTTCCTTGGCCGCGTCACCGTGCTGGCCTCCGACTCGGAGAACATCTCCAAGTCGGTGCGCGAGGCGGACCTGGTCGTCGGCGCGGTGCTCATCCCCGGCGGCAAGGCGCCCAAGCTCGTCTCCGAGGCGCTCATCGCGGAGATGTCCCCGGGCTCCGTCGTCGTCGACGTGGCCGTGGACCAGGGTGGCTGCATCGAGACCTGCAAGCCCACCACCCACGACAACCCGACCTTCGTCGTCCACGGCGTGGTCCACTACTGCGTGGCCAACATGCCGGGCGCCGTCCCCCAGACGTCGACCTACGCCCTCACCAACACCACCCGTCCCTACGCGCGGAAGATCGCCGACATGGGCCTGGTGGAGGCCGTGAAGTCGGACCCGGCGCTGGCGCGTGCGATGAACACCTACAACGGCCACGTCACCTACGAGGCCGTCGCCAAGGACATGGGCTACGCCTACCTGCCCATCTCCGAGGCCATGAGCCGCAAGTAG
- a CDS encoding sigma-70 family RNA polymerase sigma factor — protein MLDFRQPNRTKQEFEELALAHLDPLYSAALRLTKNERDAEDLVQDTCMRAYRFFDKFERGTNIKAWLFKILTNTFINRYRRKVKERTVVEGVEREAVHERFVSRDATDFAANPEQYFFDRLLSDDVLRAIDSLPIDFRLVVILADLQEFSYKEIAEILECPVGTVMSRLFRGRKLLQKTLREYAVGQGVFRHEGDSADAPSNLEDYRQRKKTG, from the coding sequence ATGTTGGATTTCAGACAACCCAACCGGACGAAGCAGGAATTCGAAGAGCTGGCGCTGGCCCACCTGGACCCGCTGTACTCGGCGGCCTTGCGGCTGACGAAGAACGAGCGGGACGCCGAGGACCTGGTGCAGGACACCTGCATGAGGGCCTACCGCTTCTTCGACAAGTTCGAGCGGGGCACCAACATCAAGGCCTGGCTCTTCAAGATCCTCACCAACACCTTCATCAACCGCTATCGGCGGAAGGTGAAGGAGCGCACGGTGGTGGAGGGCGTGGAGCGCGAGGCGGTGCATGAGCGCTTCGTGAGCCGGGACGCGACGGACTTCGCGGCCAACCCGGAGCAGTACTTCTTCGACCGGCTCCTGTCGGACGACGTGCTGCGCGCCATCGACTCGTTGCCCATCGACTTCCGGCTGGTGGTCATCCTCGCGGACCTCCAGGAGTTCTCCTACAAGGAGATCGCCGAGATTCTCGAGTGCCCCGTCGGCACGGTGATGAGCCGGCTGTTCCGCGGCCGCAAGCTCCTGCAGAAGACGCTGCGCGAGTACGCGGTGGGCCAGGGTGTCTTCCGGCACGAGGGAGACTCGGCGGACGCGCCCTCAAACCTGGAAGATTATCGTCAAAGGAAGAAGACGGGCTAG
- a CDS encoding anti-sigma factor family protein: MTCQELERLLYPYLDGEFQPAERVDLESHLSACPPCRRRVEDERNMRLALRRAARHSVQQMRAPDTLRAGIAQGLHKEHRRAQYGVWLRAGAVALVVMTVGSGWLMLQQQQRQRMARDEIVRRHSRGLPFEIASSAPEQLETWFKGKVDPRVALPQLPKAKPLGGRISILNGREVAYISYETLPNEGEPSRRLGVFVVPDEDGPKPQALPAVEVDSAQGFNIVTWRDQEVIYEMVTDMDERDILRMLDERERGATVASNPLPMESADGEYSYQTLPRPQRIRPAVSAEPASYP; this comes from the coding sequence ATGACCTGCCAGGAACTCGAACGGCTTCTGTACCCGTACCTCGACGGCGAATTTCAGCCGGCGGAGCGGGTCGACCTCGAATCCCACCTCTCCGCGTGCCCCCCTTGTCGGCGCCGCGTGGAGGACGAGCGGAACATGCGATTGGCCCTGCGCCGGGCCGCTCGTCACTCGGTTCAGCAGATGCGCGCGCCAGACACCCTGCGCGCGGGCATCGCCCAGGGACTCCACAAGGAGCACCGACGCGCGCAGTACGGCGTCTGGCTGCGCGCGGGCGCGGTCGCCCTCGTGGTGATGACGGTGGGCAGTGGCTGGCTGATGCTCCAGCAGCAGCAGCGGCAGCGGATGGCGCGGGACGAAATCGTCCGTCGGCATTCGCGAGGGCTTCCCTTCGAAATCGCGTCGTCCGCCCCGGAGCAGTTGGAGACGTGGTTCAAGGGCAAGGTCGACCCTCGCGTCGCCCTGCCCCAGCTCCCCAAGGCCAAGCCCTTGGGCGGCCGCATCTCCATCCTCAATGGCCGCGAGGTCGCGTACATCAGCTACGAGACGCTCCCCAATGAGGGTGAGCCCAGCCGGCGGCTCGGCGTCTTCGTCGTCCCCGACGAGGATGGCCCCAAGCCCCAGGCGCTCCCCGCCGTGGAGGTGGACTCCGCGCAGGGCTTCAACATCGTCACGTGGCGGGACCAGGAAGTCATCTACGAGATGGTCACCGACATGGATGAGCGCGACATCCTCCGCATGCTCGATGAGCGCGAGCGCGGGGCCACGGTGGCCAGCAATCCGCTGCCGATGGAGTCCGCCGACGGCGAGTACTCGTACCAGACGCTCCCCCGCCCTCAGCGCATCCGCCCCGCGGTCTCCGCCGAGCCGGCCTCGTATCCCTGA